One Candidatus Dependentiae bacterium genomic window, GGTACACGTGTGTTTGGACCAGTTGCACGAGAATTACGTGCTCGTGGATTTATGAAAGTTGTTTCATTAGCACCAGAAGTTTTGTAGGGGGTTTATATGGTAGCTCGTGTTAAAAAAAATGATTATGTAAAAGTGTTAACTGGCAAAGATAAGGGTAAGGAAGGCCAGGTTATCACTATTACACCTAAAAAAGACATGATTTTAGTGAAAGATGTTGCGGTAGCAACTAAACATGTTAAAGCCCGTAGACAAGGAGAGACTGGCAGTATTCGTAAAGAAGAAACTTTTGTTCATCTTTCAAATGTAATGCCGGTATGTTCTAATTGCAAAAAGGCTTGTAGAGTAACAAGTAAAATATTAGATAGTGGAAAAAGAG contains:
- the rplX gene encoding 50S ribosomal protein L24, whose translation is MVARVKKNDYVKVLTGKDKGKEGQVITITPKKDMILVKDVAVATKHVKARRQGETGSIRKEETFVHLSNVMPVCSNCKKACRVTSKILDSGKRARACGRCKEIF